The proteins below come from a single Mya arenaria isolate MELC-2E11 chromosome 6, ASM2691426v1 genomic window:
- the LOC128237554 gene encoding beta-1,4-N-acetylgalactosaminyltransferase bre-4-like → MAFSDGHEYVCDLKRSCRPSVKISHAAYSPDLAPFDFAIFVRRKNDKRGNFYEDLLDIRLAVRTTVARYKKECNGQIFKQWVERHQGRLEHSLPQDNLEFPFVINGKWKPASCNPVQHVAVIIPFRNREEHINILLKSIIPILVKQKVLFQIFVAEQYGNQTFNKGRVMNAAFLEVSKMSDFDCFIFHDVDLIPEDDRIIYLCDDRPKHMSHSVDILEYKLPYQCLVGGVIAFPQADFIALNGYSNLYWGWGAEDDDMSYR, encoded by the exons ATGGCATTCAGTGACGGGCATGAATATGTGTGCGATTTAAAGCGGAGCTGCAGGCCGTCAGTC AAGATCAGTCACGCAGCTTACAGCCCAGACCTGGCCCCGTTCGATTTTGCAATCTTCGTGAGGCGTAAGAATGATAAACGTGGTAATTTCTACGAAGATCTACTGGACATTCGCTTGGCTGTGAGAACAACAGTGGCACGATATAAGAAAGAATGTAATGGACAGATATTCAAGCAATGGGTTGAACGACACC AAGGCAGATTAGAACATTCGTTACCACAAGATAACTTGGAGTTCCCATTCGTTATCAACGGAAAGTGGAAGCCTGCATCATGCAACCCCGTCCAGCACGTTGCCGTCATCATCCCGTTCAGAAATAGAGAggaacatataaatatattactcAAAAGTATAATACCAATCTTGGTGAAGCAGAAGGTACTCTTCCAAATATTTGTTGCGGAGCAG tacGGGAATCAAACTTTTAACAAGGGTCGTGTGATGAACGCAGCTTTCCTAGAGGTGTCCAAAATGTCGGATTTCGATTGCTTCATCTTTCACGATGTGGACCTGATTCCTGAAGATGACCGGATTATATACCTATGTGATGATAGGCCAAAACATATGTCACATTCTGTCGACATATTGGAGTATAA GCTGCCGTACCAATGTTTAGTTGGTGGTGTTATTGCCTTTCCTCAGGCGGACTTCATCGCTTTGAACGGCTACTCGAACCTGTACTGGGGCTGGGGTGCGGAGGACGACGACATGTCTTACAGGTAA